TTGATGTTAGCTATTATGTGGGTTAACCACCACCAATTGTTTCACCAAATTAAACACAGCGACCGTGCCTTGCTTTGGTATAGCATTCACCTGCTGTTTTGGATGAGTCTGATTCCTTTCGGCACTCATTTTATTGGCGCCAACCATTTGCTTTGGCAAGCCTCCTTTTTCTACGGTTTAAATTTCTTTATGTGTGCCTTCTCTTTCACTTTACTCCGAAACTATGTTATTGAAAGATGCTTACTGTATGAAAACATTAACAAACAGGCTCATATAAAAATCAAAAAGAAAAACAGAATCGCCTTAGGAATATATTTGGCAGCAGCCATACTTAGTATAGCTTCGGTCTATATTTCATTTCTATTATTTCTAATTGTACCGGCGATGTATTTCATTCCGGAACGTATTTCACACCTCGAAAACTGAACTATGGACTTTAAAAAAATCTTTGAAAACAATGAAAAATGGATAGCAAATAAGCTTTCCATTAATCCCAATTATTTCTCCGAATTAGCGAAAGGACAAACGCCTGAATTTTTATACATCGGCTGTTCCGACAGTCGGGTAACTGCGGAAGATTTAATGGGAGTTCAACCCGGCGAGGTATTTATTCACCGAAACATTGCCAACCAGGTAATTGCTACCGACAACAATGTGAATTCAGTAGTACAATATGCCGTAGAGCATTTGAAAGTGAAACACATCATAGTTTGTGGCCATTATGAGTGTGGTGGTGTAAAGGCTGCATTAAACCCAAGCGACATGGGTCAGTTAAACAGTTGGCTTCAAACTTTAAGAGACGTGTATCGCTTTCATAAAGCTGAATTAGATTCCATATCCGATAATCAGC
This DNA window, taken from Bacteroidia bacterium, encodes the following:
- a CDS encoding carbonic anhydrase, with the protein product MDFKKIFENNEKWIANKLSINPNYFSELAKGQTPEFLYIGCSDSRVTAEDLMGVQPGEVFIHRNIANQVIATDNNVNSVVQYAVEHLKVKHIIVCGHYECGGVKAALNPSDMGQLNSWLQTLRDVYRFHKAELDSISDNQQRFDRLVELNVKEQCINIIKIDHVQKSWYKTGYPKIHGWVFDVKTGRLLDLKLNMQEEFKEVRSIYDLKPIS
- a CDS encoding DUF1211 domain-containing protein: MAPLNQLSTGRIEAFSDGVIAILITIMVFDLKLQNIPTGQTVWTELLKLLPQFTSYTISFLMLAIMWVNHHQLFHQIKHSDRALLWYSIHLLFWMSLIPFGTHFIGANHLLWQASFFYGLNFFMCAFSFTLLRNYVIERCLLYENINKQAHIKIKKKNRIALGIYLAAAILSIASVYISFLLFLIVPAMYFIPERISHLEN